In Pseudoxanthomonas sp., one genomic interval encodes:
- a CDS encoding efflux RND transporter permease subunit, which yields MKLTDASLRNPAAVAVVVAMVCAFGLMSLGKLPLQLFPDIERPQMSIQTAWRAASPQEMESEIVEPIEAVMQGLPGLEEIASNVNAGNSFINLTFAVGSDMDAMLVEVLSRMNRLQPLPRDATPPVVQAGADNANNSLTFFFVQKLPGTSGDILDYRQLIEDRIVPRLTSVDGVAGVEINGGAEDELTITLDLERAAALGIQVPDVAAVAARATDVSGGVVEAGRREYVLRFAGRYSPEAMGDLILAWRDGRPVRLADVADVEVKRPEQRFFAYQNGNPAIGLRILRESGANVLDTLDEVKRVVAEVREQELEPLGLDIAQSFDASVFINRALGLLSGSLTAGVLLAIGCLWWFLRDVRATALIACAIPISLLATFIVLQLTGRSLNVISLAGLAFAVGMVMDAAVVVAENIVRLREEGMSAGRAALEGTRQVGGALVASTLTTVAVFLPVIFMDDVEGQLFADLALTISIAVGISLLVAVTVLPAAAGTWLRTRTDDTAQHRTWSRISDWALRATEGRKRQWAWVGALVLAPALLAALLMPQIDYLPPVKRAAVDAFFNFPPGMSPERVDREIAPVILERMRPYMDGEKGPQLSNWYLNLWPGGGSLGARVVDPDDIGELERIVRDEIVVGFPDTRAFASEGELFGSFGGSARAIAIHLQHGDGDALTRAAEAGRKLLSDRFAGANVQAWPNADAGTPELRINPDDRRLAEVGWRRPELGTVVRALGDGQWLGEYFDGDRRLAIILRSNRGDDIERLGAAPLATPQGGVLTLADLARVDTVLAPNQLRRIDRRRTVTLTVDPPETMSLEEALDIVNDEIVPSLRDALPPDAAIRISGSADRLGEVVRSMGTNFALALVVLFMLMAAMFKSLRDSAFVMATLPMAVLGGVAGLRVLDLAAGQTLDLLSMIGFIMLLGMVINNAILLVAQAREAQAGGASLDDALRQALDQRLRPILIAALTGVLGALPMAINPGPGAVIYRGLAAVSVGGVALSLLFTVVLVPALLRLAGERAPRRAGDTTETPLPHAVS from the coding sequence ATGAAACTCACCGACGCTTCCCTGCGCAATCCGGCCGCCGTCGCGGTGGTCGTGGCGATGGTCTGCGCGTTCGGCCTGATGAGCCTGGGCAAACTGCCGCTGCAGCTCTTCCCCGACATCGAACGGCCACAGATGTCGATCCAGACCGCATGGCGTGCCGCTTCGCCGCAGGAGATGGAGTCGGAGATCGTCGAGCCCATCGAGGCGGTGATGCAGGGCCTGCCGGGGCTGGAGGAGATCGCCTCCAACGTCAATGCCGGCAACAGCTTCATCAATCTGACCTTCGCCGTCGGCAGCGACATGGACGCGATGCTGGTGGAGGTGCTGTCGCGGATGAACCGCCTGCAGCCGCTGCCGCGCGATGCGACGCCGCCGGTCGTGCAGGCCGGCGCGGACAACGCCAACAACTCGCTGACCTTCTTCTTCGTGCAGAAGCTGCCCGGCACGTCGGGCGACATCCTCGACTACCGGCAGCTGATCGAGGACCGCATCGTGCCGCGCCTGACCTCGGTCGACGGCGTGGCCGGCGTCGAGATCAACGGCGGTGCCGAGGACGAACTGACCATCACCCTCGACCTGGAGCGTGCCGCGGCACTCGGGATCCAGGTGCCGGATGTCGCGGCCGTCGCCGCACGCGCCACCGACGTTTCCGGCGGCGTGGTCGAAGCCGGTCGCCGCGAGTACGTGCTGCGCTTCGCCGGCCGCTATTCCCCGGAAGCGATGGGCGACCTGATCCTGGCGTGGCGTGACGGGCGCCCGGTACGCCTGGCCGATGTCGCCGACGTGGAGGTGAAACGGCCGGAGCAGCGCTTCTTCGCCTACCAGAACGGCAACCCCGCCATCGGCCTGCGCATCCTGCGCGAAAGCGGCGCCAACGTACTGGACACGCTGGACGAGGTGAAGCGTGTCGTTGCCGAGGTCCGCGAGCAGGAACTGGAACCGCTGGGCCTGGACATCGCGCAGAGCTTCGATGCCTCGGTCTTCATCAACCGCGCGCTCGGCCTGCTGTCCGGCAGCCTCACCGCGGGCGTGCTGCTGGCGATCGGCTGCCTGTGGTGGTTCCTCCGCGACGTACGCGCCACGGCGCTGATCGCCTGCGCGATTCCCATCTCATTGCTGGCCACCTTCATCGTGCTGCAGCTGACCGGCCGCAGCCTCAACGTCATCTCGCTGGCCGGCCTCGCCTTCGCGGTGGGCATGGTGATGGACGCCGCCGTGGTGGTGGCCGAGAACATCGTGCGCCTGCGCGAGGAAGGCATGTCCGCCGGCCGCGCCGCCCTGGAAGGCACGCGCCAGGTCGGCGGCGCGCTGGTCGCGTCCACGCTGACGACGGTGGCGGTGTTCCTGCCGGTGATCTTCATGGATGACGTGGAAGGCCAGCTGTTCGCCGATCTCGCACTGACCATCTCGATCGCCGTCGGTATCTCGCTGCTGGTCGCGGTCACGGTACTGCCGGCCGCCGCCGGCACCTGGCTGCGTACCCGGACGGACGACACCGCCCAGCATCGCACCTGGTCGCGCATCAGCGATTGGGCGTTGCGTGCCACCGAAGGCCGCAAGCGCCAGTGGGCGTGGGTCGGCGCCCTGGTGCTGGCGCCGGCGCTGCTGGCAGCGCTGCTGATGCCGCAGATCGACTACCTGCCGCCGGTAAAGCGGGCGGCCGTCGATGCCTTCTTCAACTTTCCGCCCGGCATGAGCCCGGAGCGCGTCGACCGCGAGATCGCCCCCGTCATCCTCGAACGCATGCGCCCGTACATGGACGGCGAGAAGGGCCCGCAGCTCAGCAACTGGTACCTCAACCTGTGGCCCGGCGGCGGCTCGCTGGGTGCGCGCGTCGTCGATCCGGACGACATCGGCGAACTGGAGCGCATCGTCCGCGACGAGATCGTCGTCGGCTTCCCCGACACGCGTGCCTTCGCCAGCGAAGGCGAACTGTTCGGCAGCTTCGGCGGCTCGGCACGCGCCATCGCCATCCACCTGCAGCACGGCGACGGCGATGCCCTCACGCGCGCCGCGGAGGCCGGCCGCAAGCTGCTGTCGGACCGTTTCGCCGGCGCCAACGTGCAGGCGTGGCCGAACGCGGATGCGGGAACGCCGGAGCTGCGCATCAACCCCGACGACCGTCGTCTCGCCGAGGTCGGCTGGCGCCGGCCCGAACTGGGCACGGTCGTGCGTGCGCTCGGCGATGGCCAGTGGCTGGGCGAATACTTCGACGGCGACCGACGTCTCGCCATCATCCTGCGCAGCAATCGCGGCGACGACATCGAGCGCCTCGGCGCCGCGCCGCTGGCCACGCCGCAGGGCGGTGTGCTGACCCTGGCCGACCTGGCGCGCGTGGACACCGTGCTGGCGCCCAACCAGCTGCGCCGCATCGACCGCCGCCGCACCGTGACGCTGACGGTCGATCCGCCCGAGACGATGTCGCTGGAAGAAGCCCTGGACATCGTCAACGACGAGATCGTGCCGTCGCTGCGCGATGCATTGCCGCCGGACGCGGCCATCCGCATCTCCGGCAGCGCCGACCGACTGGGCGAAGTGGTGCGCAGCATGGGCACGAATTTCGCGCTGGCGCTGGTGGTGCTGTTCATGCTGATGGCGGCGATGTTCAAGTCGCTGCGCGACAGCGCCTTCGTCATGGCCACGTTGCCGATGGCGGTGCTGGGCGGCGTCGCTGGCCTGCGGGTGCTGGATCTGGCCGCCGGCCAGACACTGGACCTGCTGTCGATGATCGGTTTCATCATGCTGCTGGGCATGGTGATCAACAACGCGATCCTGCTGGTCGCGCAGGCCCGCGAAGCGCAGGCCGGCGGCGCCTCGCTGGACGATGCATTGAGGCAGGCGCTGGACCAGCGGCTGCGCCCGATCCTGATCGCCGCGCTGACCGGCGTGCTGGGCGCGCTGCCGATGGCGATCAACCCGGGCCCCGGCGCGGTGATCTACCGCGGACTGGCTGCCGTCTCGGTCGGCGGTGTGGCGCTGAGCCTGCTGTTCACCGTGGTGCTGGTGCCGGCACTGCTGCGCCTGGCCGGCGAACGCGCACCGCGTCGCGCGGGCGACACCACCGAAACGCCCCTCCCCCACGCCGTTTCCTGA
- a CDS encoding efflux RND transporter periplasmic adaptor subunit, whose protein sequence is MRPLPKLLLATALAGVLALPLIKWDADASAPSAKPDAPPAIVSVAPAVSAAFAPRHWSPGSVISRRDARIAGEQDGRVVDVAEVGQRVRKGQALAVLDDTALRLREQEGQADLARIQAQLAMANRQEQRYAQLAAQQNIARAQYEQLRADRDVLVQERARVLAQLAQTRHQRNQMVVRAPFDGIVAERLTQLGEYLVTGGAVARLVDTGAQEVRVRAPVDLARHLATGTEVRVRSAGEERAYPVSALVPVGDEASRQLELRIAVPDLDIPVGTAVDVGLPSAATRTVVAVPRDAVILRREGDFVMRVDGAGNAERVPVETGAEVEGLVEVTGRVSAGDRLIVRGGERVEPGQALEIQPLGPTVAMR, encoded by the coding sequence ATGCGTCCCCTGCCCAAACTGCTGCTCGCCACCGCGCTGGCCGGCGTCCTCGCGCTCCCCCTGATCAAATGGGACGCCGATGCCAGCGCACCTTCCGCGAAACCCGACGCGCCCCCGGCCATCGTCAGCGTGGCGCCCGCCGTCAGCGCCGCCTTCGCGCCGCGCCACTGGTCGCCGGGCAGCGTCATCAGCCGGCGCGATGCGCGCATCGCCGGCGAGCAGGACGGGCGTGTCGTGGACGTGGCGGAGGTCGGCCAGCGCGTACGCAAGGGCCAGGCGCTGGCGGTGCTCGACGACACCGCGCTGCGCCTGCGCGAACAGGAAGGCCAGGCGGACCTGGCCCGCATCCAGGCACAGCTGGCGATGGCCAACCGCCAGGAGCAGCGCTACGCCCAACTGGCAGCGCAGCAGAACATCGCCCGCGCGCAGTACGAGCAACTTCGCGCCGACCGCGACGTGCTGGTGCAGGAACGCGCACGCGTACTGGCGCAGCTTGCGCAGACCCGCCACCAGCGCAACCAGATGGTGGTGCGCGCGCCCTTCGACGGCATCGTCGCCGAGCGCCTCACCCAGCTCGGCGAATACCTGGTCACCGGCGGCGCGGTCGCGCGCCTGGTCGATACGGGCGCGCAGGAAGTGCGCGTCCGCGCGCCGGTGGACCTGGCCCGCCATCTGGCGACCGGCACCGAAGTCCGCGTTCGCAGCGCCGGCGAGGAACGCGCCTACCCGGTCAGTGCGCTGGTGCCGGTGGGCGATGAAGCCTCGCGCCAGCTCGAGTTGCGCATCGCCGTGCCGGACCTGGACATCCCGGTAGGCACCGCCGTGGACGTCGGTCTGCCGAGCGCGGCGACGCGCACCGTGGTGGCGGTGCCCCGCGACGCGGTGATCCTGCGCCGCGAGGGCGACTTCGTCATGCGCGTGGACGGCGCCGGCAACGCCGAGCGCGTGCCGGTCGAGACCGGCGCGGAGGTGGAGGGGCTGGTCGAGGTCACCGGCCGCGTCAGCGCCGGTGATCGCCTGATCGTGCGCGGCGGCGAGCGTGTGGAACCCGGCCAGGCACTGGAGATCCAGCCGCTCGGTC